A window of the Planococcus citri chromosome 4, ihPlaCitr1.1, whole genome shotgun sequence genome harbors these coding sequences:
- the LOC135843715 gene encoding uncharacterized protein K02A2.6-like: MRMGKEEEKVPITVVHPSSVFEPFIECNEDFVSYTERFDCYTEYCQITNKVSFFIASVGAKTYQLLIKLAAPSKPKDLTYDKIIKLLTDHYCPAPLTDVCINKFRARKQLEHESFNDFYAALKQLAIGCKYATVARLNEELRAQIISGIRDSTVQAHYLSATLTLQEVIDKAVASENAKKGVEELRKSETPSVPVPVPTLNKVSEFERKKKRPKYKKPAQADKPSATSDNVVCYRCGIRDHKAPNCRHKGAKCTKCQKIGHLATVCGMGRRALHSAAAKSIDVVDMKSGEIVDIVLSAAESTINSSAENSPPPKIHVDVRIEGVPIRLEADCGATFTLISMSEFKRLGIKTPLRPSRYTLRIYDKSLIKIAGYVPVRVEYDGKEYKLILRVVHGDYDSVIGRDWIFPMQLDIRQLNAETAPIHKIDIDLNAEIDKLVSEFADIFGDSPGRLPGEPVSFKLCADANPIFCRARSVPYALRDAVNEEIDRLVREKIYTPTETSEWATPIVPVVKSNGSVRLTGDYSVTLNKYIIPEEYQIPNSEEMLMELEGILFAKYDIVEAYMHMGVTAECAKLLAVNTPKGVHLVNCLNYGIQCAPSKFQRRLEEIIRKIPGFKNFFDDIRQASKTPEEHLQRMRMFFEVCRANNLRLNKQKCVFVTDKLNYLGYTIDANGLHKTTEKVDLILNIPQPTNLDELQSFIGLVGYYSKFIPNFSDIAHPLNQLRRKNVPFVWSNACEMAFCKLKEEIASDRVLCHYNPAKELILSTDASPFALGAVLSHHFAEGERPIAFVSRTLTETESRYSQLDKEALAIYWGMKKFFNYLYGRPFTLITDCKPLLSIFAPSAAKPALSANRLLHYALFLQGFNYKVIYRRSSEHVNADFASRHPHQIANASQIDVPTWSHINTINVLPVNAEMIAEATLLEPSSASLIAQLRGEERCTLKPSELAQYSLHGNCIMKNDRVYIPASLRKPVLAELHRGHCGIVRCKQLARSYVYWPKIDRDIEEMVSACPTCVKKDPPKEPFHPWQNPNAPWLRIHADIGQVGNTYLLVIVDASSKWPEGYVLHSTTSQRIIACFEDTFARFGLPATLVTDNGPQFAATEFAEFVRRNGINHVFSPPYCPYSNGQAERFIQIVKRGIAADQVGSMEERLQRVLFAYRRNKCSSTGKSPAAAMFGQELRTHLDLVKPTNAPETSTIPARRWFNVNENVQLRMYNNRQKWTNGVVLQKLGEVVYLVKDESNQTHKRHINQLRRAAVPKANPIPISIFSDPASRSNTNIPAPRTPQSAQRTPPPAPMRRSERERRAPLRYSP, encoded by the coding sequence ATGAGAATGgggaaagaagaagaaaaagtgCCGATAACGGTAGTGCACCCCAGCTCCGTTTTTGAACCGTTTATTGAATGTAACGAAGATTTCGTCAGCTATACGGAAAGGTTTGATTGTTATACAGAATATTGCCAGATTACAAACAAGGTATCTTTCTTCATTGCAAGTGTTGGTGCTAAAACTTATCAACTGCTGATTAAACTCGCTGCTCCGAGTAAACCTAAAGATCTGACATATGATAAAATCATAAAGCTGCTAACAGATCATTATTGCCCAGCACCGTTGACGGACGTTTGTATTAATAAATTTCGTGCAAGAAAGCAGCTTGAACACGAATCGTTCAACGATTTTTATGCTGCACTCAAACAGCTTGCTATCGGCTGTAAATATGCCACTGTTGCGCGCCTAAACGAAGAGTTACGAGCTCAAATTATTTCCGGTATACGAGACTCTACGGTGCAAGCGCATTATCTCTCTGCTACTCTTACTTTGCAAGAGGTAATTGATAAAGCTGTTGCGAGCGAAAATGCGAAGAAAGGTGTTGAAGAATTGCGTAAATCTGAAACGCCATCTGTACCTGTACCAGTGCCAACTCTCAACAAGGTATCCGAGTTCGAACGGAAGAAAAAACGTCCGAAATACAAGAAACCTGCTCAAGCTGATAAGCCTAGTGCTACGAGTGATAATGTTGTGTGTTATCGTTGCGGTATACGCGATCATAAAGCTCCGAATTGCCGCCACAAGGGAGCGAAGTGTaccaaatgccaaaaaattggtcacttagCTACTGTTTGTGGTATGGGTCGTCGCGCGTTGCATTCAGCTGCGGCAAAATCGATCGATGTTGTTGATATGAAAAGTGGTGAAATTGTTGATATTGTGTTATCTGCTGCGGAATCAACGATAAATTCATCTGCTGAAAATTCTCCACCACCTAAAATTCATGTCGACGTTCGTATCGAAGGTGTACCTATTCGTTTAGAAGCTGATTGCGGAGCTACATTCACCTTAATTTCGATGAGTGAATTTAAACGATTGGGTATCAAGACACCATTACGTCCGAGTCGTTATACTTTACGCATCTACGATAAGAGCTTGATTAAAATTGCTGGTTACGTACCTGTTCGAGTCGAATATGATGGGAAAGAGTATAAACTCATTCTACGAGTTGTGCATGGCGATTATGATAGTGTAATTGGACGTGATTGGATTTTTCCTATGCAACTCGATATTCGTCAACTGAATGCAGAAACAGCACCGATTCATAAAATCGATATTGACCTGAATGCTGAGATCGATAAATTGGTGTCAGAATTTGCTGATATTTTTGGCGATAGTCCGGGACGCTTACCTGGTGAACCAGTATCTTTTAAACTGTGTGCTGATGCCAATCCTATTTTCTGCCGTGCGCGTAGTGTTCCATATGCGCTGCGGGATGCAGTAAACGAAGAAATTGATCGTCTGGTTCGTGAGAAAATCTATACGCCAACTGAAACCTCCGAGTGGGCAACACCTATAGTTCCGGTGGTTAAATCAAATGGTTCTGTGCGACTTACCGGTGATTATAGTGTGACGTTGAACAAATATATCATACCGGAAGAATACCAAATTCCGAATTCCGAAGAAATGCTTATGGAACTCGAGGGTATACTGTTTGCAAAGTATGATATTGTTGAAGCGTATATGCATATGGGAGTTACCGCAGAATGCGCTAAATTACTGGCGGTGAACACACCCAAAGGTGTCCATCTCGTAAATTGCCTTAATTATGGTATTCAGTGCGCTCCATCGAAATTTCAACGAAGATTGGaagaaataattcgaaaaatacccggttttaaaaacttttttgatgatATTCGTCAAGCATCAAAGACACCGGAAGAGCATTTACAACGAATGCGTATGTTTTTCGAAGTTTGTCGTGCAAATAATCTGCGattgaataaacaaaaatgCGTGTTTGTCACTGATAAGCTCAACTACCTTGGTTACACCATTGATGCGAATGGATTGCATAAAACAACCGAAAAAGTTGACCTTATTTTGAATATTCCACAACCAACGAATTTGGATGAATTGCAGTCGTTCATTGGTTTAGTTGGTTATTATTCCAAATTTATACCGAATTTCAGTGATATCGCTCATCCACTGAACCAGTTGCGCCGAAAAAATGTTCCTTTTGTATGGTCGAATGCTTGCGAAATGGCTTTTTGCAAATTAAAAGAAGAAATTGCCAGTGACCGAGTGCTGTGTCATTACAATCCGGCGAAAGAGCTGATATTATCGACAGATGCTTCACCATTTGCATTAGGTGCGGTACTAAGTCATCATTTTGCTGAAGGAGAAAGGCCAATTGCTTTTGTCTCAAGAACGTTGACCGAGACAGAATCGAGGTATAGCCAACTGGACAAGGAGGCTTTGGCCATTTATTGGGGAATGAAAAAGTTCTTTAATTACCTGTATGGTAGGCCTTTTACCTTGATAACTGATTGCAAACCGCTGCTGTCAATATTTGCGCCATCAGCTGCCAAACCTGCGTTAAGTGCGAATCGTTTGCTTCATTACGCACTTTTCCTTCAAGGATTCAACTACAAGGTCATCTATCGTCGCTCTTCTGAACACGTAAATGCTGATTTTGCTTCTCGCCATCCGCATCAGATTGCTAATGCATCACAAATTGATGTACCTACATGGTCTCACATAAATACTATCAATGTGTTACCTGTAAATGCGGAAATGATCGCGGAAGCTACGTTGTTAGAACCCTCATCAGCATCTTTAATTGCCCAGCTGAGAGGGGAAGAGCGGTGTACGTTAAAACCGAGTGAATTAGCTCAATATTCTCTACATGGTAATTGCATCATGAAAAATGACCGTGTTTATATACCTGCATCGTTACGCAAGCCTGTGTTAGCTGAATTACATCGAGGTCACTGCGGCATCGTTCGGTGTAAACAGTTAGCTAGGAGTTATGTCTACTGGCCTAAAATTGATCGAGACATTGAAGAAATGGTATCTGCGTGTCCAACCTGCGTTAAAAAGGATCCGCCTAAAGAACCATTTCACCCTTGGCAAAATCCGAATGCTCCATGGTTGCGCATCCATGCGGATATTGGTCAAGTTGGCAATACATACTTGCTAGTTATTGTTGATGCATCTTCGAAGTGGCCTGAGGGTTACGTATTACACTCGACAACATCTCAGAGAATAATTGCATGCTTCGAAGATACTTTTGCTCGATTTGGGTTACCTGCGACCTTGGTCACCGATAATGGGCCTCAATTTGCTGCCACGGAATTTGCCGAATTTGTTCGAAGAAATGGTATCAACCATGTTTTTTCACCTCCGTACTGCCCTTACTCCAATGGCCAAGCAGAACGATTTATTCAAATTGTTAAACGAGGTATTGCAGCTGATCAAGTTGGTAGTATGGAAGAACGTTTACAAAGAGTACTTTTTGCTTATCGACGAAATAAGTGCTCATCTACTGGTAAATCACCTGCTGCTGCGATGTTCGGTCAAGAATTGCGAACTCATTTAGACCTGGTTAAACCTACGAATGCTCCTGAAACATCAACCATTCCTGCTCGTCGTTGGTTCAACGTTAATGAAAACGTACAACTGCGTATGTACAATAATCGACAGAAATGGACCAATGGTGTAGTACTGCAGAAATTAGGAGAAGTGGTTTATTTGGTCAAAGATGAATCTAACCAGACCCATAAACGTCATATTAATCAACTTAGACGAGCTGCAGTTCCAAAAGCCAATCCAatacctatttcgatattttcggATCCGGCATCGAGATCAAATACAAATATTCCTGCACCGCGTACGCCTCAATCTGCACAGCGTACGCCTCCACCAGCGCCGATGCGTCGTTCCGAGCGAGAGCGTCGCGCGCCCTTGCGTTATTCTCCTTAG